Proteins from a single region of Streptomyces spectabilis:
- a CDS encoding Leu/Phe/Val dehydrogenase, producing the protein MTDVTDGVLHTLFQSEQGGHEQVVLCQDRASGLKAVIAIHSTALGPALGGTRFYPYATEEAAVADALNLARGMSYKNAMAGLDHGGGKAVIIGDPDKIKSDELLLAYGRFVASLGGRYVTACDVGTYVADMDVVARESRWTTGRSPENGGAGDSSVLTAFGVFQGMRASAAHLWGEPSLRGRKVGVAGVGKVGHILVEHLIEDGAEVVITDVREESVRRITDKHPQVGAVADTEALIRTEGLDVYAPCALGGALDDDSVPVLTARIVCGAANNQLAHPGVEKDLADRGILYAPDYVVNAGGVIQVADELHGFDFDRCKAKASKIYDTTLAIFARAKADGIPPAAAADRIAEQRIAEARRG; encoded by the coding sequence GTGACCGATGTAACCGACGGCGTCCTGCACACCCTGTTCCAGTCGGAACAAGGGGGTCATGAGCAGGTCGTGCTCTGCCAGGACCGCGCCAGCGGACTCAAGGCCGTCATCGCCATCCACTCCACCGCCCTGGGCCCCGCCCTCGGCGGCACGCGCTTCTACCCCTACGCCACCGAGGAAGCGGCCGTCGCCGACGCGCTGAACCTCGCCCGCGGCATGTCGTACAAGAACGCCATGGCCGGACTCGACCACGGCGGGGGCAAGGCCGTCATCATCGGCGACCCGGACAAGATCAAGAGCGACGAGCTGCTCCTGGCCTACGGCCGCTTCGTGGCCTCCCTCGGCGGCCGCTACGTGACGGCCTGCGACGTCGGTACGTACGTGGCGGACATGGACGTCGTGGCGCGCGAGAGCCGCTGGACGACCGGCCGCTCCCCCGAGAACGGCGGCGCGGGCGACTCGTCCGTGCTGACCGCCTTCGGCGTCTTCCAGGGCATGCGGGCGTCGGCGGCACACCTGTGGGGCGAGCCGTCGCTGCGCGGCCGCAAGGTCGGCGTCGCGGGCGTCGGCAAGGTCGGCCACATCCTCGTCGAGCACCTCATCGAGGACGGCGCCGAGGTCGTGATCACGGATGTGCGCGAGGAGTCCGTGCGCCGCATCACGGACAAGCACCCGCAGGTGGGCGCGGTCGCCGACACCGAGGCCCTGATCCGCACCGAGGGCCTGGACGTGTACGCGCCGTGCGCCCTCGGCGGCGCGCTCGACGACGACTCCGTGCCGGTCCTCACCGCGCGGATCGTGTGCGGCGCGGCCAACAACCAGCTCGCGCACCCCGGCGTCGAGAAGGACCTCGCCGACCGCGGCATCCTCTACGCCCCGGACTACGTGGTCAACGCGGGCGGTGTCATCCAGGTCGCCGACGAGCTGCACGGCTTCGACTTCGACCGCTGCAAGGCGAAGGCCTCGAAGATCTACGACACCACGCTCGCCATATTCGCTCGCGCGAAGGCGGATGGGATTCCGCCGGCCGCCGCGGCCGACAGGATCGCCGAGCAGCGCATCGCGGAGGCCCGTCGCGGCTGA
- the purF gene encoding amidophosphoribosyltransferase, with the protein MPRGDGRLNHDLLPGEKGPQDACGVFGVWAPGEEVAKLTYFGLYALQHRGQESAGIAVSNGSQILVFKDMGLVSQVFDETSLGSLQGHIAVGHARYSTTGASVWENAQPTFRATAHGSIALGHNGNLVNTARLAEMVADLPKENGRATQVAATNDTDLVTALLAGQTDADGKPLTIEEAAAAVLPQVRGAFSLVFMDEHTLYAARDPQGIRPLVLGRLERGWVVASESAALDICGASFVREIEPGEFVAIDENGLRTSRFAEAKPKGCVFEYVYLARPDTDIAGRNVYLSRVEMGRKLAKEAPVDADLVIATPESGTPAAIGYAEASGIPFGAGLVKNAYVGRTFIQPSQTIRQLGIRLKLNPLKEVIRGKRLVVVDDSIVRGNTQRALVKMLREAGAAEVHVRISSPPVKWPCFFGIDFATRAELIANGMTIDEIGTSLGADSLSYISIDGMIEATTIDKPDLCRACFDGEYPMELPDPELLGKQLLETELAAGPAATAAADAIRRP; encoded by the coding sequence GTGCCACGTGGTGACGGTCGACTCAATCACGATCTGCTCCCCGGCGAGAAAGGCCCCCAGGACGCTTGCGGCGTCTTCGGTGTCTGGGCTCCGGGCGAAGAGGTCGCAAAGCTCACGTACTTCGGGCTCTACGCCCTCCAGCATCGGGGTCAGGAATCCGCGGGAATCGCGGTCAGCAACGGCTCCCAGATCCTCGTCTTCAAGGACATGGGCCTCGTGTCCCAGGTCTTCGACGAAACCTCCCTCGGCTCCCTCCAGGGTCACATCGCGGTCGGACACGCCCGCTACTCGACCACCGGAGCCTCCGTCTGGGAGAACGCCCAGCCCACCTTCCGCGCCACGGCCCACGGCTCCATCGCCCTCGGCCACAACGGCAACCTGGTCAACACGGCCCGTCTCGCCGAGATGGTCGCCGACCTGCCGAAGGAGAACGGCCGCGCGACCCAGGTCGCCGCGACCAACGACACGGACCTGGTCACCGCGCTGCTCGCGGGCCAGACCGACGCCGACGGCAAACCGCTGACCATAGAAGAGGCCGCCGCCGCGGTCCTGCCGCAGGTGCGGGGCGCCTTCAGCCTCGTCTTCATGGACGAGCACACGCTGTACGCGGCCCGCGACCCGCAGGGCATCCGCCCGCTGGTGCTCGGCCGCCTGGAGCGCGGCTGGGTCGTCGCCTCGGAGTCCGCCGCGCTCGACATCTGCGGCGCCAGCTTCGTCCGCGAGATCGAGCCGGGCGAGTTCGTCGCCATCGACGAGAACGGCCTGCGCACCTCCCGATTCGCGGAAGCGAAGCCCAAGGGCTGTGTCTTCGAGTATGTCTATCTGGCTCGGCCCGACACCGACATCGCGGGGCGGAACGTCTATCTCTCGCGCGTTGAGATGGGTCGAAAACTGGCCAAGGAAGCGCCGGTCGACGCGGACCTGGTCATAGCGACGCCCGAGTCCGGCACCCCCGCCGCGATCGGCTACGCGGAAGCCTCCGGCATCCCCTTCGGCGCGGGCCTCGTCAAGAACGCCTATGTCGGGCGGACCTTCATCCAGCCCTCCCAGACCATCCGCCAGCTGGGCATCCGGCTGAAGCTGAACCCCCTCAAGGAAGTCATCAGGGGCAAGCGCCTGGTGGTCGTCGACGACTCGATCGTCCGCGGCAACACCCAGCGCGCCCTGGTCAAGATGCTCCGCGAGGCGGGCGCCGCCGAGGTGCACGTGCGGATCTCCTCGCCGCCCGTGAAGTGGCCGTGCTTCTTCGGCATCGACTTCGCGACCCGCGCCGAGCTCATCGCCAACGGCATGACCATCGACGAGATCGGCACCTCGCTCGGCGCCGACTCCCTGTCGTACATCTCCATCGACGGCATGATCGAGGCGACCACCATCGACAAGCCGGACCTGTGCCGCGCCTGCTTCGACGGCGAGTACCCGATGGAGCTGCCCGACCCCGAGCTGCTGGGCAAGCAGCTCCTGGAGACGGAGCTGGCCGCGGGCCCGGCGGCCACGGCCGCCGCCGACGCGATCCGTCGCCCCTGA
- a CDS encoding DUF6274 family protein — translation MTPVPASARHETRALLRAHLAAASSYRHLTRHCPICHRLLRLAMEPADDAHEATEAPEAAERHSGQCEDESPPKA, via the coding sequence ATGACGCCAGTCCCCGCATCCGCACGGCACGAGACGCGCGCCCTGCTGCGCGCCCATCTCGCCGCGGCGTCGAGCTACCGCCATCTGACGCGGCACTGCCCCATCTGCCACCGGCTGCTGCGCCTCGCGATGGAGCCCGCCGACGACGCGCACGAGGCCACAGAGGCGCCCGAGGCCGCCGAGCGGCACTCCGGGCAATGCGAGGACGAAAGTCCCCCCAAGGCATGA
- the hrpA gene encoding ATP-dependent RNA helicase HrpA has product MSTQPALTLDALAPRLSELSLRDEHRIGRRLEGARRIRKPEARATVLAEIATDIDQAATRMAGRADGVPAITYPEQLPVSQKKDAILEAIRDHQVVIVAGETGSGKTTQIPKICLELGRGVRGLIGHTQPRRIAARTVAERVADELNTPLGEAVGWKVRFTDQVSGGTYVKLMTDGILLAEIQTDRELRAYDTIIIDEAHERSLNIDFLLGYLAQLLPKRPDLKVVITSATIDPERFSRHFGDAPIVEVSGRTYPVEVRYRPLLEEEGDDPDRDQITAITDAVEELQAEGKGDILVFLSGEREIRDTADALEKKKYRFTEVLPLYARLSHAEQHRVFQQHTGRRIVLATNVAETSLTVPGIKYVIDPGTARISRYSHRTKVQRLPIEAISQASANQRKGRCGRTSDGICIRLYSEDDFEARPEFTDAEILRTNLASVILQMTAAGLGDIEKFPFIDPPDHRNIRDGVQLLQELGALDPAQKDPRKRLTPQGRKLAQLPVDPRLARMVLEADLNGCVREVMVIAAALSIQDPRERPADKQTQADQQHARFKDETSDFLAYLNLWRYVREQQKELGSSAFRRMCKREYLNFLRIREWQDIYTQLHTVAKQMGIQLNDGDAAEKQVHISLLAGLLSHVGMKDVKDGAKNEYLGARSAKFAIFPGSALFKKPPRFVMSAELVETSRLWARVNARVEPEWVEPLAQHLIKRTYSEPHWEKDQAAVMAYEKVTLYGVPIVTDRKVNYGRIDPEVSRDLFIRNALVEGDWRTHHKFFADNRKLLTEVEELEHRARRRDILVDDETLFDFYDQRVPEDVVSGAHFDSWWKKKRHDEPELLDFERSMLINEKAGDVSKDDYPDSWRQGQLKFRVTYQFEPGADADGVTVHVPLQVLNQVTDEGFDWQIPGLREEVVIELIRSLPKPIRRNYVPAPNFAKAFLERAVPLQEPLHVTLARELQRMVGVPVSPDDFDLTRVPDHLKITFRITDERRRKLAEDKDLQALKLQLKPKARKALSQAAAATAERTGGATIERTGLTDWSIGTLTRVFETRRAGQPVKAYPALVDDGDTVSVRLFDTEAEQAQAMWKGTRRLILRNIPVNPAKFAQDRLTNQQKLALSANPHGSMPALFADCATAAADKLIADFGGPVWDEESYRKLYEKVRAEIVDTTVRTVAQVQQVLAAWQACERRLKSTRSPALLANLKDVREQLDAVIKPGFVTEAGIRRLPDLMRYMVAADRRLQQMPANAQRDTTRMEKVREMRDEYAWLLEQLPGGRPVPQEVLDIRWMIEELRVSYFAHALGTAYPVSDKRIVKAIDAAVP; this is encoded by the coding sequence ATGTCTACGCAGCCCGCCCTCACCCTCGACGCCCTCGCCCCCCGCCTGTCGGAGCTGTCGCTGCGCGACGAGCACCGCATCGGCCGGCGGCTCGAAGGTGCGCGCCGGATCCGCAAACCCGAAGCCCGGGCCACCGTCCTCGCCGAGATCGCGACGGACATCGACCAGGCCGCCACCAGGATGGCGGGCCGCGCCGACGGCGTGCCCGCGATCACCTACCCCGAGCAGCTCCCGGTCAGCCAGAAGAAGGACGCGATCCTGGAGGCGATCCGCGACCACCAGGTCGTGATCGTCGCGGGTGAGACGGGCTCCGGCAAGACCACCCAGATCCCGAAGATCTGTCTGGAGCTCGGCCGGGGCGTGCGCGGCCTCATCGGCCATACGCAGCCGCGCCGCATCGCGGCCCGCACGGTCGCCGAGCGCGTCGCCGACGAGCTGAACACGCCGCTCGGCGAGGCCGTCGGCTGGAAGGTCCGCTTCACGGACCAGGTCAGCGGCGGCACGTACGTGAAGCTGATGACGGACGGCATCCTGCTGGCCGAGATCCAGACGGACCGCGAGCTGCGCGCGTACGACACGATCATCATCGACGAGGCCCACGAGCGCTCGCTCAACATCGACTTCCTGCTCGGCTATCTCGCCCAGCTCCTGCCCAAGCGCCCGGACCTCAAGGTCGTGATCACCTCCGCGACCATCGACCCCGAGCGCTTCTCGCGGCACTTCGGCGACGCCCCGATCGTCGAGGTCAGCGGCCGTACGTATCCGGTGGAGGTGCGCTACCGCCCGCTCCTGGAGGAGGAGGGCGACGACCCGGACCGCGACCAGATCACGGCGATCACGGACGCGGTCGAGGAGCTCCAGGCCGAGGGCAAGGGCGACATCCTCGTCTTCCTCTCCGGCGAGCGCGAGATCCGCGACACGGCGGACGCGCTGGAGAAGAAGAAGTACCGGTTCACGGAAGTCCTGCCGCTGTACGCGCGGCTCTCGCACGCGGAGCAGCACCGCGTCTTCCAGCAGCACACCGGCCGAAGAATCGTCCTGGCGACCAACGTCGCCGAGACGTCCCTGACCGTCCCGGGCATCAAGTACGTGATCGACCCGGGCACGGCCCGCATCTCGCGCTACAGCCACCGCACGAAGGTGCAGCGCCTGCCCATCGAGGCGATCAGCCAGGCCAGCGCCAACCAGCGCAAGGGCCGCTGCGGCCGTACGTCCGACGGCATCTGCATCCGTCTGTACTCCGAGGACGACTTCGAGGCCCGCCCGGAGTTCACGGACGCGGAGATCCTGCGGACGAACCTGGCGTCGGTCATCCTCCAGATGACCGCGGCGGGCCTCGGCGACATCGAGAAGTTCCCCTTCATCGACCCGCCGGACCACCGCAACATCCGCGACGGCGTCCAGCTCCTCCAGGAGCTCGGCGCGCTCGACCCGGCGCAGAAGGACCCGCGCAAGCGCCTCACCCCGCAGGGCCGCAAGCTGGCGCAGCTGCCCGTGGACCCGCGCCTGGCCCGCATGGTCCTGGAGGCGGACCTGAACGGCTGTGTGCGCGAGGTCATGGTGATCGCCGCCGCCCTGTCCATCCAGGACCCGCGCGAGCGCCCCGCCGACAAGCAGACGCAGGCCGACCAGCAGCACGCCCGGTTCAAGGACGAGACGTCGGACTTCCTGGCGTACCTCAACCTGTGGCGGTACGTGCGCGAGCAGCAGAAGGAGCTCGGCTCCTCCGCCTTCCGCCGCATGTGCAAGCGGGAGTACCTGAACTTCCTGCGCATCCGCGAGTGGCAGGACATCTACACCCAGCTGCACACGGTCGCCAAGCAGATGGGCATCCAGCTGAACGACGGCGACGCCGCCGAGAAGCAGGTGCACATCTCGCTGCTCGCGGGGCTGCTCAGCCACGTCGGCATGAAGGACGTGAAGGACGGCGCCAAGAACGAGTACCTGGGGGCGCGGAGCGCCAAGTTCGCGATCTTCCCGGGCTCGGCGCTTTTCAAGAAGCCGCCGCGCTTCGTGATGTCCGCGGAGCTGGTCGAAACGTCACGCCTGTGGGCGCGGGTGAACGCGCGCGTCGAGCCGGAGTGGGTCGAACCGCTCGCCCAGCACCTGATCAAGCGCACGTACAGCGAGCCGCACTGGGAGAAGGACCAGGCGGCCGTGATGGCGTACGAGAAGGTGACGCTGTACGGCGTCCCGATCGTCACCGACCGCAAGGTGAACTACGGGCGGATCGACCCCGAGGTCTCCCGCGACCTGTTCATCCGCAACGCGCTCGTCGAGGGCGACTGGCGCACGCACCACAAGTTCTTCGCCGACAACCGCAAGCTGCTCACCGAGGTCGAGGAGCTGGAGCACCGGGCGCGGCGCCGGGACATCCTCGTCGACGACGAGACGCTCTTCGACTTCTACGACCAGCGCGTGCCCGAGGACGTCGTGTCGGGGGCGCACTTCGACTCCTGGTGGAAGAAGAAGCGCCACGACGAGCCGGAGCTGCTCGACTTCGAGCGGTCGATGCTCATCAACGAGAAGGCGGGGGACGTCTCCAAGGACGACTACCCCGACTCGTGGCGCCAGGGGCAGCTCAAGTTCCGGGTGACGTACCAGTTCGAGCCGGGCGCGGACGCGGACGGCGTGACGGTCCACGTCCCGCTGCAGGTCCTGAACCAGGTCACGGACGAGGGCTTCGACTGGCAGATCCCGGGCCTGCGCGAGGAGGTCGTGATCGAGCTGATCCGCTCCCTGCCGAAGCCGATCCGCCGGAACTACGTCCCGGCGCCCAACTTCGCGAAGGCGTTCCTGGAGCGCGCGGTGCCGCTGCAGGAGCCGCTGCACGTCACGCTCGCGCGCGAGCTGCAGCGGATGGTCGGGGTGCCGGTCTCGCCGGACGACTTCGACCTGACGCGCGTACCCGACCACTTGAAGATCACCTTCCGGATCACCGACGAGCGGCGTCGCAAGCTCGCCGAGGACAAGGACCTTCAGGCGCTGAAGCTCCAGCTCAAGCCGAAGGCCCGCAAGGCCCTGTCGCAGGCGGCGGCCGCGACGGCCGAGCGCACGGGCGGCGCCACCATCGAGCGCACCGGCCTCACGGACTGGAGCATCGGCACCCTGACCCGCGTCTTCGAGACACGCAGGGCGGGCCAGCCCGTGAAGGCCTACCCGGCCCTGGTCGACGACGGCGACACGGTCTCCGTACGCCTCTTCGACACCGAGGCGGAGCAGGCCCAGGCCATGTGGAAGGGAACGCGCCGCCTCATCCTGCGCAACATCCCGGTGAATCCGGCCAAGTTCGCCCAGGACAGGCTGACCAACCAGCAGAAGCTCGCCCTGTCGGCGAATCCGCACGGCTCCATGCCCGCCCTGTTCGCCGACTGCGCGACCGCCGCCGCGGACAAGCTGATCGCGGACTTCGGCGGCCCGGTATGGGACGAGGAGTCGTACCGCAAGCTCTACGAGAAGGTGCGCGCCGAGATCGTCGACACGACGGTCCGCACGGTCGCACAGGTCCAGCAGGTCCTCGCCGCCTGGCAGGCCTGTGAGCGGCGCCTGAAGTCGACGAGAAGCCCCGCGCTGCTCGCCAACCTGAAGGACGTACGGGAGCAGCTGGACGCCGTCATCAAGCCCGGCTTCGTCACCGAGGCGGGCATCCGCAGGCTGCCGGACCTGATGCGCTACATGGTCGCCGCCGACCGCCGGCTGCAGCAGATGCCGGCGAACGCGCAGCGGGACACCACGCGCATGGAGAAGGTCCGCGAGATGCGCGACGAGTACGCCTGGCTCCTGGAGCAGCTGCCGGGGGGCCGCCCGGTGCCGCAGGAGGTCCTGGACATCCGCTGGATGATCGAGGAGCTGCGCGTCAGCTACTTCGCCCACGCGCTCGGCACGGCCTACCCCGTCTCGGACAAGCGCATCGTGAAGGCCATCGACGCGGCGGTGCCGTAA
- the purM gene encoding phosphoribosylformylglycinamidine cyclo-ligase produces the protein MSETTAGTGASYAAAGVDIEAGDRAVELMKEWVKKTQRPEVAGLGGLGGFAGLFDASALKRFERPLLASATDGVGTKVDLARQLGVYDTIGHDLVAMVMDDIVVCGAEPLFMTDYICVGKVHPERVAAIVKGIAEGCVLAGCALVGGETAEHPGLLGPDDFDVAGAGTGVVEADRVLGPDRIRKGDAVIAMASSGLHSNGYSLVRHVVFDRAKMTLGQQVEEFGRTLGEELLEPTRIYSLDCLALTRTTDVHAFSHVTGGGLAANLARVIPEGLHATVDRSTWAPGAVFDLVGKAGRVERLELEKTLNMGVGMIAVVPEDSVDVALATLADRGVDSWVAGEITDRGDHATGAELTGDYAK, from the coding sequence ATGTCTGAGACAACTGCTGGTACTGGTGCCTCCTACGCCGCGGCGGGCGTCGACATCGAAGCGGGCGACCGCGCCGTCGAGCTCATGAAGGAGTGGGTCAAGAAGACCCAGCGTCCGGAGGTGGCGGGCCTCGGCGGCCTCGGCGGCTTCGCCGGGCTCTTCGACGCCTCCGCCCTCAAGCGCTTCGAGCGGCCGCTGCTCGCCTCCGCGACGGACGGCGTCGGCACCAAGGTCGATCTCGCCCGGCAGCTCGGCGTGTACGACACCATCGGCCACGACCTGGTCGCCATGGTCATGGACGACATCGTCGTGTGCGGCGCCGAGCCGCTGTTCATGACCGACTACATCTGCGTCGGCAAGGTCCACCCGGAGCGCGTCGCCGCCATCGTCAAGGGCATCGCCGAGGGCTGTGTGCTCGCGGGCTGCGCGCTCGTCGGCGGCGAGACGGCCGAGCACCCGGGCCTGCTCGGCCCGGACGACTTCGACGTCGCGGGCGCGGGCACGGGCGTCGTGGAGGCGGACCGCGTGCTCGGCCCCGATCGCATCCGCAAGGGTGACGCCGTCATCGCCATGGCGTCCTCCGGTCTTCACTCCAACGGGTACTCGCTGGTCCGGCATGTGGTCTTCGACCGCGCGAAGATGACCCTGGGTCAGCAGGTCGAGGAGTTCGGCCGCACCCTCGGCGAGGAGCTCCTGGAGCCCACCAGGATCTACTCCCTGGACTGTCTGGCGCTCACCCGCACCACCGACGTGCACGCGTTCAGCCACGTCACCGGAGGCGGCCTCGCGGCGAACCTGGCCCGGGTGATCCCCGAAGGGCTGCACGCCACCGTCGACCGCTCCACATGGGCGCCGGGTGCCGTCTTCGACCTCGTCGGCAAGGCGGGCCGGGTCGAGCGCCTGGAGCTGGAGAAGACCCTGAACATGGGCGTCGGCATGATCGCCGTCGTGCCCGAGGACTCCGTCGACGTGGCCCTGGCGACGCTCGCCGACCGCGGCGTCGACTCCTGGGTCGCGGGTGAGATCACCGACCGCGGTGACCACGCCACCGGGGCCGAGCTCACGGGCGACTACGCCAAGTAA
- a CDS encoding DUF3073 domain-containing protein produces the protein MGRGRAKAKQTKVARQLKYNSGGTDLSRLANELGASTSQQPPNGEPFEDDEDEEDPYAQYADLYNTDDDDDEADESGPSQQRRGA, from the coding sequence ATGGGGCGCGGCCGGGCCAAGGCCAAGCAGACAAAGGTCGCCCGCCAGCTGAAGTACAACAGCGGCGGGACTGACCTGTCGCGTCTGGCCAATGAGCTGGGCGCTTCGACTTCGCAGCAGCCGCCGAACGGCGAGCCGTTCGAGGATGACGAAGACGAAGAAGACCCGTACGCGCAGTACGCGGATCTGTACAACACCGACGACGATGACGACGAGGCGGACGAGTCCGGCCCGTCACAGCAGCGCCGCGGCGCTTGA
- the bldC gene encoding developmental transcriptional regulator BldC translates to MTARTPDAEPLLTPAEVATMFRVDPKTVTRWAKAGKLTSIRTLGGHRRYREAEVRALLAGIPQQRSEA, encoded by the coding sequence ATGACCGCTCGCACCCCTGATGCCGAGCCGCTGCTGACCCCGGCTGAGGTTGCCACGATGTTCCGCGTCGACCCCAAGACGGTCACGCGCTGGGCCAAGGCTGGCAAGCTCACGTCGATTCGCACGCTCGGCGGGCACCGCCGTTACCGCGAGGCCGAGGTCCGCGCACTGCTCGCGGGCATTCCGCAGCAGCGCAGCGAGGCCTGA